A stretch of the Bdellovibrio sp. 22V genome encodes the following:
- a CDS encoding transporter substrate-binding domain-containing protein — MNFGVNMDYALPLVGIQRPNNGPELTTGILKDLGEALSQEMGYNPRWILLPKKRVAPSLASGNVQILCHLNEVWQPAIKDEVWWSQEIYRSTNLIVYTTAKPIRSLADLNGERVGTVLNFVYQNLDSSFAKKTILREDGPNNESNIRKLLNGRLDYVAMSNLEFNYYKKIYPSLKETDLGMDNVMTKCAVSKKSKLSIDQVNRALSSLKKNGTIEKILRSY; from the coding sequence TTGAATTTCGGCGTTAATATGGACTACGCTCTTCCATTGGTGGGCATACAAAGACCCAACAACGGCCCCGAACTCACAACCGGCATTTTAAAAGATCTCGGCGAAGCGTTGAGTCAAGAAATGGGCTATAACCCGCGTTGGATTCTTCTGCCCAAAAAAAGAGTGGCCCCAAGCCTGGCTTCGGGGAACGTGCAGATTCTGTGTCATTTGAATGAAGTCTGGCAACCCGCGATCAAAGACGAAGTGTGGTGGAGTCAAGAGATCTACAGAAGTACGAACTTGATTGTTTACACGACAGCAAAACCGATTCGCTCATTGGCGGATTTAAATGGAGAACGGGTTGGGACCGTTTTGAATTTCGTCTATCAAAATCTCGACAGCTCTTTCGCGAAAAAAACAATCCTTCGCGAAGACGGCCCAAACAACGAAAGCAATATCCGCAAACTCCTTAACGGACGTCTTGATTACGTGGCCATGTCGAATCTTGAATTCAACTACTATAAGAAGATTTATCCTTCTTTGAAAGAGACCGATCTAGGCATGGATAACGTTATGACGAAATGTGCGGTCTCGAAAAAATCTAAGCTGAGTATTGACCAGGTCAACAGAGCTCTTTCTTCTCTTAAAAAGAACGGCACGATTGAAAAGATTTTAAGATCTTATTAA
- a CDS encoding lipoate--protein ligase, producing MTKLKVFLSDSFNPHLNLATEEWIFHNLDPSSQILFLWRNEETVVIGRNQNPWSECNLAHMKDDKVHLARRTTGGGAVFHDLGNTNFTFLSPKESYKRENNVQIILNALQGFGIQGEASGRNDLLIPFADGPRKFSGSAYREKKDRAFHHGTLLLHANLTRLGNYLTPNPKKLQSKGKESVRARVTNLNEVHAPINHDKIVEAMIASFEKFYGQKAPVEFLNMQSLQQIPELKAQYETLSSWDWLYGNTLEFTHKMDEYLSLGFFDVHFKVNDGAIKDLQIYTDCLYPNLIEGLTEELKGKAYTGETVLQAAAKAKEKFSELATGIDELAGWLRKNIEV from the coding sequence ATGACAAAGCTTAAGGTTTTTCTTTCAGATAGTTTCAATCCGCATTTGAATCTTGCAACAGAAGAATGGATTTTTCACAATCTAGATCCGTCCAGTCAGATTCTCTTTTTGTGGAGAAACGAAGAAACCGTTGTCATCGGTCGCAATCAAAATCCATGGTCTGAATGTAATCTGGCTCACATGAAAGACGACAAAGTTCATCTCGCGCGCCGTACGACGGGCGGGGGAGCCGTTTTTCATGATCTTGGGAATACAAATTTCACCTTTCTTTCTCCGAAGGAAAGTTATAAGCGCGAAAATAACGTGCAAATCATTCTGAATGCTTTGCAGGGATTTGGTATTCAGGGCGAAGCCTCCGGGCGGAATGATCTTTTGATTCCATTTGCAGATGGTCCGCGCAAATTCAGCGGCAGCGCTTATCGCGAGAAAAAAGACCGCGCTTTTCATCATGGGACTTTGCTTTTGCACGCGAATCTGACTCGTCTTGGGAACTACCTCACGCCGAACCCAAAGAAACTCCAGTCCAAAGGAAAAGAATCCGTTCGTGCTCGCGTGACAAACTTGAATGAAGTTCATGCGCCGATCAATCACGACAAAATTGTGGAAGCGATGATTGCTTCCTTTGAAAAATTCTATGGTCAAAAAGCGCCGGTGGAATTTTTAAACATGCAAAGTTTGCAACAGATCCCCGAACTCAAAGCCCAATATGAAACGCTCAGTTCGTGGGATTGGCTCTATGGCAACACTCTTGAGTTCACCCATAAAATGGATGAGTACTTGTCATTGGGTTTCTTTGACGTGCACTTCAAGGTCAATGACGGCGCTATCAAAGACCTGCAAATCTATACGGACTGTTTGTATCCGAATCTTATTGAGGGACTCACCGAGGAGCTTAAAGGCAAAGCCTATACGGGTGAAACGGTCTTGCAAGCAGCAGCGAAGGCCAAAGAAAAGTTTTCGGAGCTCGCCACAGGCATTGATGAGTTGGCAGGTTGGCTCCGAAAAAATATCGAAGTTTAA
- a CDS encoding response regulator, producing the protein MSKILIVDDQKSVLLTLEALLAKEGHSVTACMNAIEASRTLGADTFDLVITDAVMPGGGDGYALTRAIRKQAQLEHLPVILLTGKREKSDVEKGIESGVSDYVIKPIDPELLMAKVRNLLPHNPEEKVYFVEAAVKYQAEWETKTEIVSVSEMGLMIQSNTPMAVGKITRLNSSLFGDIGIPKIPVRIDSCDVVPGLEPLYRMQAHFVGVTEKELAPLRLWIRSKKNY; encoded by the coding sequence ATGTCTAAAATTCTCATCGTCGACGATCAAAAAAGTGTTTTGCTGACACTCGAAGCGCTTCTAGCGAAAGAAGGTCACAGTGTGACGGCGTGTATGAATGCGATTGAGGCTTCGCGCACCTTGGGAGCGGATACTTTTGATCTTGTTATCACCGATGCCGTGATGCCGGGCGGAGGTGATGGTTATGCCCTGACTCGGGCCATTCGCAAACAAGCGCAACTGGAGCATCTGCCTGTGATTCTTTTGACAGGAAAAAGGGAAAAGAGCGACGTCGAAAAAGGCATTGAGTCGGGTGTCAGCGACTATGTCATTAAGCCGATTGATCCGGAGCTGCTCATGGCTAAAGTGCGCAATCTTTTGCCGCACAATCCGGAAGAAAAAGTTTATTTTGTCGAAGCGGCGGTGAAGTATCAAGCGGAGTGGGAGACAAAGACGGAAATCGTTTCGGTCTCGGAAATGGGTTTGATGATTCAATCGAATACACCTATGGCGGTCGGCAAGATCACTCGTTTAAACAGTTCTCTTTTTGGTGATATTGGAATTCCGAAAATTCCTGTACGCATTGATTCATGCGATGTGGTGCCTGGGCTGGAGCCGCTATATCGGATGCAAGCTCATTTTGTCGGCGTGACGGAAAAGGAACTTGCACCCTTGCGTTTGTGGATTCGCTCTAAAAAGAACTATTAA
- a CDS encoding PAS domain-containing hybrid sensor histidine kinase/response regulator: protein MKSASFLKAFLMRFGVELALVLLLVGGWFLFQDLEARRQGGLTTVKPLSASAVQALKKIQNILRVSEEQRVSFLKHRKEKDLQDYNQQVLLLNYEMGVLLKSSQGVPEHQKMAAHLNRQLRLFFEYNNAKMVNGRLPANSVSSEQVHKNIEDLIRGSLLPRESFWRISNPYLLGSALAILLAVIFLSRYWQRKDQRRKDQAITAFQNRSILLDTILNSMSEALIVVDKEGAFTHYNAAAQRIIGTKIKDVVTETNVEDLGFFNAESGEAYSRRQLPLIKALYGEQVDDLEIFVQNVTQPEGLYISLSSRSLTDIDGSISGSLVVFKDVTHRKHVEQEWRRAREAALEASLKKSDFLAAMSHEIRTPMNGVIGMTTLLADTALNPEQKEYVGTVKRSAESLLMLINDILDYSKIEAGKVTLDPQPFDLKFLVRDVLEIFKPGLAEKNVVLNLNFAEKENWHLVGDQGRLRQILVNLMGNAAKFTDTGFVSLDISALSEKAGKRKIKFEVKDTGPGLKEEDRRSLFQKYFQTKNGMQFGGTGLGLSICKQLVDLMEGEIGVESVVGLGSNFWFTVDLPLSSGQEIPRQQDVVFSEMFVGTVLLVEDQIVNQRVAQSYLRKLGLQVEVAANGQVAYDKASQNHYDLILMDCQMPVVNGYEATRKIRDEESKTGRRTPIVALTAESPSGDKNNYFAAGMDDFLAKPLELPRLIEVFHRWLKPKASLLDVTALEQLQDLMVNEQSLIDVLIEDFEQSAPMLLDSMRLGVEQENLQTLQEAAHALKSSSATLGLRALSRLCADVETGSSLSESAERLHEIEKNIIAGLGTLKKHAAQRRAA from the coding sequence ATGAAATCAGCATCTTTTTTGAAAGCCTTTCTTATGCGCTTCGGGGTCGAGTTGGCCCTGGTGCTCCTTTTGGTCGGAGGCTGGTTTCTTTTTCAGGATCTCGAGGCACGAAGACAAGGGGGCTTAACCACGGTAAAGCCTTTGTCGGCCTCGGCCGTTCAAGCGCTAAAAAAAATCCAAAATATTTTGCGCGTGTCTGAGGAACAGCGGGTCTCTTTTTTAAAACATCGTAAAGAAAAAGATCTGCAGGATTATAATCAGCAAGTTCTTCTTCTGAATTACGAGATGGGAGTCCTTTTAAAGTCTTCTCAGGGAGTTCCGGAACACCAGAAGATGGCGGCTCATCTGAATCGTCAGTTGCGGCTGTTTTTTGAATACAACAACGCTAAAATGGTCAACGGCCGTTTGCCTGCGAACTCGGTGTCTTCCGAACAGGTGCATAAGAATATCGAGGATCTGATTCGCGGTTCTTTGCTACCACGCGAATCATTCTGGCGAATTTCGAATCCTTATTTGCTTGGCAGTGCTTTGGCAATTTTATTGGCTGTGATTTTTTTAAGCCGTTATTGGCAACGCAAAGATCAACGGCGCAAAGATCAGGCGATCACCGCCTTTCAAAACCGTTCGATTCTTTTGGATACAATTCTTAATAGCATGAGCGAAGCTTTGATCGTCGTCGACAAAGAGGGCGCCTTCACGCACTACAATGCCGCGGCTCAAAGAATCATCGGGACAAAAATCAAAGACGTCGTGACGGAAACAAATGTTGAGGATTTGGGATTCTTCAATGCTGAAAGCGGAGAAGCGTATTCCCGCCGGCAACTGCCTTTGATAAAGGCGCTTTATGGCGAGCAAGTCGACGATCTTGAAATTTTCGTGCAAAACGTCACTCAGCCTGAAGGACTGTATATTAGTTTAAGCAGCCGCTCGTTGACGGATATTGATGGCAGTATCTCTGGCTCTTTGGTCGTCTTTAAAGACGTTACTCATCGCAAACATGTCGAGCAAGAATGGCGTCGTGCCCGGGAAGCCGCTTTGGAAGCTTCTTTGAAAAAATCCGATTTCCTCGCGGCCATGAGCCATGAGATTCGTACTCCGATGAATGGCGTGATTGGAATGACGACCTTGCTTGCGGATACGGCGTTGAATCCGGAACAGAAAGAATATGTCGGGACCGTGAAGCGTTCTGCCGAATCCTTGTTGATGTTGATTAATGATATTTTGGATTATTCAAAAATTGAAGCCGGTAAAGTCACCTTGGATCCTCAGCCGTTTGATTTGAAATTTCTTGTGCGCGACGTCCTTGAAATTTTTAAACCCGGCCTTGCGGAAAAAAATGTCGTTTTGAATTTGAACTTCGCCGAAAAAGAAAACTGGCACCTTGTGGGGGATCAGGGGCGTCTGCGCCAGATTCTCGTGAATCTTATGGGGAATGCCGCGAAGTTTACGGATACGGGATTTGTCAGTCTGGACATTTCGGCCCTTTCGGAAAAAGCGGGGAAAAGGAAAATTAAATTCGAGGTCAAAGACACCGGTCCGGGTTTAAAGGAAGAAGATCGCCGCTCTTTATTTCAAAAATATTTTCAGACGAAAAACGGGATGCAATTCGGAGGCACGGGCTTGGGACTTTCCATCTGCAAGCAACTTGTCGATCTGATGGAAGGCGAGATTGGCGTTGAAAGTGTCGTGGGTCTTGGTTCCAACTTTTGGTTTACGGTTGATCTGCCTCTGAGTTCCGGACAGGAAATCCCTCGCCAGCAAGACGTCGTCTTTTCTGAAATGTTCGTGGGCACTGTTTTATTAGTGGAAGATCAAATCGTGAATCAAAGAGTCGCGCAAAGTTATCTGCGTAAGCTGGGTCTGCAAGTTGAAGTGGCGGCTAATGGTCAAGTCGCTTACGACAAGGCTTCGCAAAATCACTACGACTTAATTCTTATGGATTGCCAAATGCCGGTCGTCAACGGCTATGAGGCGACAAGAAAGATTCGTGACGAAGAGTCCAAGACAGGACGACGAACACCGATTGTGGCACTAACGGCCGAGTCCCCCAGTGGCGACAAGAATAATTATTTTGCAGCCGGCATGGACGATTTCCTGGCAAAGCCTCTGGAGTTGCCTCGCTTGATCGAAGTTTTTCATCGTTGGTTAAAACCTAAAGCTTCTTTACTGGACGTAACGGCGTTAGAGCAGCTTCAAGACTTGATGGTGAATGAACAAAGTCTGATCGATGTTCTTATCGAAGATTTTGAACAGTCGGCTCCGATGCTTTTGGATTCCATGCGCCTCGGCGTTGAACAAGAAAATTTACAGACGTTGCAAGAGGCGGCCCACGCTTTGAAATCCAGCAGCGCGACTCTGGGCCTGCGGGCTCTTTCGCGTCTGTGTGCGGACGTAGAGACGGGTTCGTCGCTCTCTGAAAGCGCGGAACGTCTTCACGAAATTGAAAAGAATATTATTGCGGGACTGGGCACTTTAAAAAAACATGCGGCGCAAAGAAGAGCCGCTTAG
- a CDS encoding SRPBCC domain-containing protein, which yields MTKKTKKKILPAQVHSKLAGVTTETVLKSTGKTWDQWIEILNKAGAKSWQHKEIAAYLKNKRRLKGWWHQWVAIGYETAVGMRAPGRNLKGEYSITVTRTVHVDHKIIWKMMMSEEGLAIWLKPVSKFTLQPKAHFETDAGVFGEIRTMLANRRVRFTWQEGDWDKGTVVQMYLIPLRNKPGSTIICFMHEKLRDGRMRDPLREYWSQIAEELVARAQAKV from the coding sequence ATGACAAAGAAAACCAAGAAAAAGATTCTTCCTGCGCAAGTGCATTCCAAGCTTGCCGGAGTCACGACAGAGACTGTTTTAAAATCCACAGGCAAAACGTGGGATCAGTGGATTGAAATTCTCAATAAAGCCGGAGCAAAATCCTGGCAGCATAAAGAGATCGCGGCGTATTTAAAAAATAAACGCAGACTCAAAGGCTGGTGGCATCAATGGGTTGCCATTGGTTACGAAACCGCCGTCGGAATGCGCGCGCCGGGAAGAAATTTGAAAGGCGAATACTCCATCACTGTCACACGCACGGTGCACGTCGATCACAAGATCATCTGGAAAATGATGATGTCCGAAGAGGGACTGGCGATTTGGCTTAAGCCCGTTTCGAAATTCACCTTGCAACCTAAAGCGCATTTTGAAACCGATGCCGGTGTCTTCGGGGAAATTCGCACGATGTTGGCAAATCGCCGCGTGCGTTTTACTTGGCAAGAAGGGGACTGGGATAAGGGCACGGTCGTGCAAATGTATCTGATTCCACTGCGCAATAAACCGGGCAGCACCATTATCTGTTTCATGCACGAAAAACTGCGTGACGGGCGGATGCGTGATCCTCTCAGGGAATATTGGTCACAAATTGCCGAAGAATTAGTCGCTCGTGCTCAGGCCAAGGTCTAG
- the ybaK gene encoding Cys-tRNA(Pro) deacylase: MASDKEKYPVTLAVRELQKEGVNFTHHPYTYVEKGGTATSSQELGVPEHIVIKTLIMETETKEPMIVLMHGDMQVSTKQLARELGVKTVSPCKPEVADRHSGYQVGGTSPFGTKKKMPVYMEKTIADLERIYINGGKRGYLIAMSPQDLMRVLQPQLVQVGIPG, translated from the coding sequence ATGGCGAGCGACAAAGAAAAGTATCCAGTCACACTTGCAGTCCGCGAACTTCAGAAGGAGGGCGTGAACTTCACGCATCATCCTTACACTTACGTTGAAAAAGGCGGAACGGCGACGTCGTCTCAGGAACTTGGAGTTCCCGAACATATCGTGATCAAAACACTGATTATGGAAACCGAAACCAAAGAACCGATGATCGTTCTTATGCATGGGGATATGCAAGTTTCAACGAAACAACTCGCGCGTGAATTGGGAGTAAAGACCGTATCGCCCTGTAAACCGGAAGTCGCGGATCGGCACAGTGGTTATCAAGTCGGAGGAACTTCTCCCTTCGGTACCAAAAAGAAAATGCCGGTCTATATGGAAAAGACGATCGCGGATTTAGAGCGCATTTATATCAACGGCGGAAAGCGCGGTTATCTGATTGCCATGTCTCCGCAGGATTTAATGCGCGTGTTACAGCCCCAGCTCGTGCAAGTAGGTATTCCGGGATGA
- a CDS encoding CapA family protein — translation MKKIIFVFLTFPLWVQASKDLQFSSMCDSQNDVVTLSFVGDILIHKMLYDAVVRESQQFSQIWNATDYLMKKSHFSVANLEGASALGIDKNGKDHGDIGFVNDGVVYSGTGFSFNYHPRILTNLKNSGYDLLTLANNHSLDRRSIGIDKTIQAARQAGLLTVGTRIAAERNATFYKIVTIRQTRVAFLGCTEMTNGHVDSNEQILYCFNSGVILPMIRELASRSDVDAVVVLPHWGVEYTHTPSSAQKEFARKYLEAGALAVIGSHPHVLQPWEKYVTRDGRETIVIYSLGNFVAGQKDLSRRTGVVAYLGLHKTGNARARLVGAGYTPTYRTGTKLAPISSSGPADVLKHTAQMYGTKGRVEPNQDLISTFCPSGR, via the coding sequence ATGAAAAAAATTATATTTGTTTTCCTAACTTTCCCGCTCTGGGTGCAGGCCTCGAAGGACCTTCAGTTTTCTTCAATGTGTGACTCACAAAACGATGTGGTTACTTTGTCGTTTGTTGGCGATATTCTGATCCATAAAATGCTTTACGATGCAGTCGTGCGGGAGTCGCAGCAGTTCTCGCAAATATGGAATGCTACGGATTATCTCATGAAGAAATCGCACTTTTCCGTGGCGAATCTTGAAGGCGCTTCGGCTTTGGGGATTGATAAAAACGGGAAAGACCATGGTGACATCGGTTTTGTGAATGACGGCGTCGTTTATTCCGGCACCGGGTTTTCGTTTAACTATCATCCGCGCATTCTCACCAATCTGAAAAACTCGGGATATGATCTTTTGACATTGGCGAACAACCACTCTTTGGATCGCCGGTCGATCGGAATTGATAAAACGATTCAAGCGGCCCGCCAAGCGGGGTTGCTGACTGTCGGCACACGCATAGCTGCGGAACGAAATGCGACCTTCTACAAAATCGTAACGATACGGCAAACGCGCGTGGCGTTTCTCGGCTGCACCGAAATGACGAATGGTCACGTCGACAGCAACGAACAAATTCTTTATTGCTTCAATTCAGGCGTCATCTTGCCAATGATACGCGAGCTTGCGTCGCGTTCCGACGTTGACGCGGTTGTGGTTCTTCCGCATTGGGGAGTGGAATATACGCACACACCTTCTTCTGCCCAAAAGGAATTCGCGCGAAAGTATCTTGAGGCCGGTGCGTTAGCTGTTATCGGTTCGCACCCGCACGTTTTACAGCCGTGGGAGAAATACGTCACGCGCGACGGTCGCGAAACCATTGTGATTTACTCACTCGGGAATTTCGTCGCAGGCCAAAAGGATCTTTCGCGACGGACCGGTGTGGTTGCTTACTTGGGCTTGCACAAAACGGGAAATGCGCGGGCGCGCTTGGTGGGAGCTGGGTATACACCGACGTATCGAACCGGAACAAAACTGGCACCCATTTCTTCTTCCGGTCCTGCCGACGTTCTTAAACATACGGCGCAAATGTACGGAACCAAAGGGCGGGTGGAGCCGAACCAAGATCTGATTTCCACTTTTTGTCCTTCGGGACGCTAG
- a CDS encoding MFS transporter, giving the protein MLINIAPLKKYRDFRLLFFGQMISFLGSMVSYVAIPYQVYELTKDNFLVGLLGLVQLLPVLIFGILGGTYADRLNRRKLLLVSEFLLSLLILGLTLNAWKDKPSVPLIFILVAIFQGVLGFHRPAMDALTQKLVDKSDYAAVGALGSFRYATGAIVGPALGGVLIASFGIKGAFLFDLVTFVAAYIALYLMSSMPDPDKKEHSPWIDAKEGLRYAISKPELVGTYVVDIVAMVFAFPVALFPSMAENWGGASAAGLLFSAMAVGSLVMTLFSGWTAKVFHHGRAVVIAAALWAVFIIGVGYASHLWVALAFLALAGAADMMSGLFRGIIWNETVPNDLRGRLSGIEMISYMSGPLLGNARAGWMASKVSVPFSISVGGTICAVAVIITAFCLPQFWRYKSPNVKD; this is encoded by the coding sequence ATGCTTATTAACATCGCTCCTCTAAAAAAATACCGCGATTTTCGCCTGCTCTTCTTTGGTCAAATGATTTCGTTTCTTGGCAGTATGGTGAGTTACGTCGCCATTCCCTACCAAGTTTATGAGCTGACCAAAGACAACTTTCTTGTCGGGCTTCTCGGGCTGGTGCAACTTCTTCCCGTTCTTATCTTTGGAATTTTGGGTGGAACTTACGCTGACCGTTTGAACCGACGCAAGCTTCTTTTGGTTTCTGAATTTTTGTTAAGTCTGTTGATTTTAGGTCTCACACTGAATGCCTGGAAGGACAAGCCGTCGGTGCCTTTGATCTTTATCCTCGTGGCTATTTTCCAGGGTGTTTTGGGGTTCCACCGCCCGGCGATGGATGCGCTTACGCAGAAGCTTGTTGATAAATCGGACTACGCCGCCGTCGGAGCTCTCGGGAGCTTTCGTTATGCGACGGGCGCGATTGTCGGTCCCGCTTTGGGGGGCGTCCTGATCGCAAGTTTTGGTATAAAAGGAGCTTTCCTTTTCGATCTCGTCACCTTTGTCGCCGCTTACATTGCTTTGTATTTGATGTCGTCAATGCCCGACCCTGACAAGAAAGAACATTCGCCTTGGATCGACGCGAAAGAAGGTCTTCGTTACGCGATTTCCAAACCTGAACTTGTCGGCACTTACGTCGTCGATATCGTCGCGATGGTTTTTGCCTTTCCCGTTGCTCTTTTTCCTTCGATGGCGGAAAACTGGGGCGGAGCCTCCGCCGCGGGGCTGCTCTTTTCCGCAATGGCTGTCGGCTCCCTTGTCATGACCCTCTTTAGCGGTTGGACTGCGAAAGTTTTTCATCACGGAAGAGCCGTCGTGATTGCCGCCGCCCTTTGGGCCGTCTTTATTATTGGCGTCGGATATGCTTCTCATCTTTGGGTGGCATTGGCGTTTCTTGCTTTGGCGGGAGCCGCCGACATGATGAGCGGTCTTTTCCGCGGCATCATTTGGAATGAAACAGTACCCAACGATTTGCGCGGCCGCCTTTCCGGAATCGAAATGATTTCTTATATGTCGGGACCTCTTTTGGGAAATGCGCGTGCCGGCTGGATGGCCTCGAAAGTGTCAGTGCCGTTTAGTATCTCTGTCGGAGGAACCATCTGTGCTGTGGCTGTGATTATCACGGCGTTTTGTTTGCCGCAGTTTTGGCGCTATAAAAGTCCGAACGTCAAAGACTAA
- the mtgA gene encoding monofunctional biosynthetic peptidoglycan transglycosylase — protein MKNRWALLLRKIVLQAVLLFFVSSLGFVLLYRFVPVPLTPLMVIRSAESIWGEQFVGIHKDWVPLEDISPSMQRAVLKAEDYKFFEHNGFDYDAIQKAMKYNQTHKRKKGASTISQQTAKNVFLWPHRDWIRKGFEAYFTVLIEFVWPKERILEVYLNVIELGPGVYGVEAASQKYFKKSAKNLNPYQASLVAAVLPNPRKFRIDRPSNYIVGRQRRILNRVAPEMPKSADASLLDFLDLKFDSDDEE, from the coding sequence ATGAAAAATCGCTGGGCGTTGTTATTGAGAAAAATAGTTCTGCAAGCCGTGTTGCTCTTTTTCGTGAGCAGCTTGGGCTTCGTTCTATTATATCGATTCGTCCCGGTGCCATTGACGCCATTAATGGTCATTCGCTCTGCTGAATCTATCTGGGGAGAGCAATTCGTAGGGATTCACAAAGACTGGGTGCCTTTAGAAGATATTTCTCCCTCTATGCAAAGAGCCGTACTGAAAGCCGAAGATTATAAATTCTTCGAACACAACGGTTTTGACTACGACGCCATTCAAAAGGCGATGAAGTACAATCAAACGCACAAACGAAAAAAAGGCGCGAGTACGATCAGCCAGCAGACGGCGAAGAATGTGTTTCTCTGGCCGCATCGCGATTGGATTCGCAAAGGATTTGAAGCGTATTTTACCGTTCTCATTGAGTTTGTCTGGCCGAAAGAGCGCATCTTGGAAGTCTATCTGAACGTGATTGAGCTCGGCCCCGGTGTGTACGGAGTGGAAGCGGCCTCCCAAAAGTACTTTAAGAAAAGCGCGAAAAATCTCAATCCTTATCAAGCTTCTTTGGTCGCGGCCGTTTTGCCAAATCCTCGCAAGTTCCGTATTGATCGTCCGTCGAATTACATTGTCGGTCGTCAGCGTCGTATCTTAAATCGAGTGGCACCTGAAATGCCCAAGTCCGCGGATGCCTCGTTGCTTGATTTCCTGGATCTCAAGTTTGATTCCGACGACGAAGAATAG
- the gloA gene encoding lactoylglutathione lyase, with product MSETQGYAFNHTMLRIQDPKKSLEFYTQVLGMKLVRQLDFPEWKFSLFFMAYVPEGTEVPKEGAANAKYTFGREAVLELTHNWGTEELEKTPYHNGNTEPRGFGHICISVPDIKTACERFEKLGVSFQKKLGEGGMKNIAFIKDPDQYWIEIVQPGLL from the coding sequence ATGTCAGAAACTCAGGGCTATGCCTTTAACCATACAATGTTGCGAATTCAAGATCCTAAAAAGTCTTTGGAGTTTTACACACAAGTTTTAGGTATGAAGCTGGTACGTCAGTTGGATTTCCCGGAGTGGAAGTTTTCATTATTTTTTATGGCCTACGTTCCCGAAGGCACGGAAGTTCCCAAAGAAGGGGCTGCAAATGCCAAATACACTTTCGGCAGAGAAGCTGTCTTGGAGCTCACGCATAACTGGGGAACGGAAGAGCTTGAAAAAACACCGTACCATAACGGCAACACCGAGCCGCGCGGATTCGGCCATATTTGTATTTCCGTTCCTGATATTAAAACGGCTTGTGAACGTTTCGAAAAATTAGGAGTTTCTTTTCAGAAGAAACTCGGCGAAGGCGGGATGAAGAATATCGCTTTCATTAAAGATCCGGATCAATACTGGATCGAGATTGTGCAGCCAGGTCTTTTATAA
- a CDS encoding DUF4360 domain-containing protein — MIWHWRTLLPFIGVLFFNSLQAQAQTPPGVRVQDIQAVGSGCPIGSYNATISPDGQAFSLLLDNFIAESTMHRPIARLNCELRVRFYVPRGWTFAVVSADYRGFAYAEAGTMVTHQALYSFDGSKPRNERPGYENGGTYNFRAQEFRGPYNDNYFISHKIDPRVAPWAPCSNDPNQTLFITTYLMARNLNLSSLVQSQITLDSIDGQVQSQRYQFLWRQCTPTNGPRPGQPPTDPRNPRPRDPGNGRPPRFP, encoded by the coding sequence ATGATCTGGCACTGGCGAACTTTATTACCATTCATCGGAGTTTTGTTTTTCAATTCACTTCAGGCACAGGCACAAACGCCACCGGGAGTACGCGTTCAAGACATTCAGGCCGTCGGTAGTGGCTGCCCCATCGGTTCTTATAACGCTACAATTTCTCCTGACGGCCAGGCCTTCTCTCTTCTTTTAGATAATTTTATCGCTGAATCCACAATGCATAGACCTATCGCCCGCCTTAACTGTGAATTGCGCGTGCGATTTTATGTTCCGCGCGGATGGACATTCGCCGTGGTCTCTGCCGACTATCGCGGTTTTGCTTATGCAGAGGCCGGCACCATGGTGACACATCAAGCTCTTTATTCTTTTGATGGAAGTAAACCTCGCAATGAAAGACCCGGTTACGAAAATGGCGGCACTTACAACTTCCGTGCACAGGAGTTCCGCGGTCCTTATAACGACAACTATTTTATCAGCCATAAAATTGATCCGCGTGTCGCTCCCTGGGCGCCATGCAGTAACGATCCTAATCAGACATTGTTTATTACGACATACCTGATGGCTCGTAATCTCAATCTCTCTTCTTTGGTCCAATCGCAAATCACACTGGACAGCATCGACGGACAAGTTCAGTCACAAAGATATCAATTTTTATGGAGACAGTGCACGCCAACGAACGGCCCACGTCCCGGTCAACCGCCAACAGATCCGCGCAACCCGCGCCCACGGGATCCTGGCAACGGCCGACCACCACGCTTTCCTTAA